One window of the Oceanivirga salmonicida genome contains the following:
- a CDS encoding ABC transporter substrate-binding protein, which translates to MKKILGILMLFITLLSCGTKNETTENKTGKKFEGKELSIYVSFHEDMAKKLAELFEDQTGAKINYIRLPTGQAVTRIKAEASSPQASVWIGGTADAQQNVANDGLLESFEPENSKETPDNFKDSKNHTWTGIYVEALSIGVNTERFEKEFKDIPIPTKLEDLLNPAFKGEIILPDPNTSGTGLTIIASILESMGEEKGWEFISKLFENVAQFTSSGYTPAEKVGTGEYLITINFLADQLIVKDHGFPIEGQVYEGAGWNIVPVAKIKGGANPEIAEEFINFSLNKESSDALVELSKVISIRPDSKAPKGGKRITELPINKNFDPVKAASLKKDLLKKLNEIKPK; encoded by the coding sequence ATGAAAAAAATATTAGGAATTTTAATGTTATTTATTACATTATTAAGTTGTGGAACTAAAAATGAAACAACTGAAAATAAAACAGGTAAAAAGTTTGAAGGAAAAGAATTAAGTATTTATGTATCTTTTCATGAAGATATGGCTAAAAAATTAGCAGAATTATTTGAAGATCAAACTGGTGCAAAAATTAATTATATTAGATTGCCAACTGGACAAGCAGTTACAAGAATAAAAGCAGAAGCTTCATCACCACAAGCATCTGTATGGATAGGTGGAACAGCTGATGCACAACAAAATGTAGCTAATGATGGGCTATTAGAATCTTTTGAACCTGAAAATTCAAAAGAAACACCTGATAATTTTAAAGATTCTAAAAATCATACATGGACAGGAATATATGTAGAAGCTTTATCAATAGGAGTTAATACTGAAAGATTTGAGAAAGAATTTAAAGATATACCTATACCAACTAAATTAGAAGATTTATTAAATCCTGCATTCAAAGGTGAAATTATACTACCAGACCCTAATACATCAGGAACAGGATTAACTATAATAGCTTCAATATTAGAAAGTATGGGTGAAGAAAAAGGATGGGAATTTATAAGTAAATTATTTGAAAATGTAGCTCAATTTACTTCAAGTGGATACACTCCAGCAGAAAAAGTGGGAACAGGTGAATATTTAATTACTATTAATTTCTTGGCTGATCAATTAATTGTTAAAGATCATGGTTTCCCTATTGAAGGACAAGTTTATGAGGGTGCTGGTTGGAATATAGTTCCAGTTGCTAAAATTAAAGGTGGAGCAAATCCTGAAATTGCAGAAGAATTTATCAATTTTTCATTAAATAAAGAATCATCGGATGCATTAGTTGAGTTATCGAAAGTTATTTCAATAAGACCTGATAGTAAAGCACCAAAAGGTGGTAAAAGAATAACAGAATTACCAATAAATAAAAATTTTGATCCAGTTAAAGCAGCTTCTTTAAAAAAAGACTTATTAAAAAAATTAAATGAAATTAAACCTAAATAA
- a CDS encoding ABC transporter permease: MANEEFKKIKEKKGFIVDIKNIYRDPSLAFLLAVVFLFFIIIIVYPFVKLSLIPSKNIWIEAITNKFVLKVFRNTIISSLSATFLATIFGFLFAYAMNYTNIPGKSIFRVISLLPNMAPSIMTGLAFIMLFGRRGIITYKLLGLRIDPYGPIGLLIVQTIAFFPLAYITISGVLKSISPNVELSAQNLGASGFRLFRTVTLPLATPGIASAFLLVFINAIADFGNPLLIGGNYKTLATLAYDTVIGNFDIPMAAALSLFLLLPSLIIFLIQKYYLDKKSFVTITGKPTSGLERNFVSFGAKLMLFIFSFIMCFVILLIVGSVMAFSITEAFGVNYTFTTRHLYEGIINSYPIRNSWLFAMTAALITSVVGVILAFLNVRKKFPGRGIIDFLAMLPISLPGTFIGLALVISFNKKPLFLTGTAAIVIIGMVIRQIPVGYRNSVAGFKQIDKSIEEAATNLGSSSIGVFKNVILPMLKNQISITFVYSFMKGMNTLSTIIFLISPKTQLASAQILSLSEHGFYGVASATALGMMLIILLTFGLFKLILRDNINIFNL; this comes from the coding sequence ATGGCGAATGAAGAGTTCAAAAAAATAAAAGAAAAAAAAGGATTTATAGTAGACATAAAAAATATTTATAGAGATCCAAGTTTGGCATTTCTTTTAGCAGTAGTTTTTTTATTTTTTATAATAATTATAGTTTATCCATTTGTAAAATTAAGTTTAATTCCTAGCAAAAATATATGGATAGAAGCAATTACGAATAAGTTTGTATTAAAAGTTTTTAGAAATACAATAATTTCTTCATTAAGTGCTACATTTTTAGCAACAATATTTGGATTTTTATTCGCATATGCAATGAATTATACTAATATACCAGGAAAGTCTATATTTAGAGTAATATCATTATTACCTAATATGGCTCCATCAATAATGACAGGATTAGCATTTATAATGTTATTTGGTCGTAGAGGTATAATAACATATAAATTATTGGGATTAAGAATTGACCCATATGGACCTATAGGCTTATTAATTGTGCAAACTATTGCATTTTTCCCTTTGGCTTATATAACTATATCGGGTGTTTTAAAATCAATAAGTCCTAATGTAGAGTTATCAGCTCAAAATTTAGGAGCATCTGGTTTTAGATTATTTAGAACAGTTACTTTACCATTAGCAACACCTGGTATAGCAAGTGCATTTTTATTAGTATTTATAAATGCGATAGCAGATTTTGGGAATCCTTTATTAATAGGTGGAAATTATAAGACATTAGCAACATTAGCTTATGATACAGTTATAGGAAATTTTGATATACCAATGGCGGCAGCATTAAGTTTATTCTTATTACTGCCATCGTTAATAATATTTTTAATACAAAAATATTACTTAGATAAAAAATCTTTTGTAACTATAACAGGAAAACCTACAAGTGGTCTTGAAAGAAATTTTGTTTCATTTGGTGCAAAGTTAATGTTATTTATTTTTTCTTTCATAATGTGTTTTGTTATATTATTAATAGTAGGTTCTGTTATGGCATTTTCTATTACAGAAGCCTTTGGAGTTAATTATACTTTTACAACAAGACATTTATATGAAGGAATTATTAATTCATACCCAATTAGAAATAGCTGGTTATTTGCCATGACGGCAGCTCTTATAACATCGGTTGTAGGAGTAATACTTGCTTTTTTAAATGTTAGAAAAAAATTCCCAGGTAGAGGAATAATAGATTTTCTTGCAATGTTACCTATATCTTTACCAGGAACATTTATAGGTTTAGCATTAGTAATATCATTTAATAAAAAACCGTTATTTTTAACTGGAACAGCTGCTATTGTAATTATAGGAATGGTTATACGACAAATACCAGTAGGTTATAGAAATTCAGTGGCAGGGTTTAAACAAATTGATAAATCAATAGAAGAGGCAGCGACTAATTTAGGTTCATCTAGTATAGGAGTGTTCAAAAATGTAATATTACCTATGCTTAAAAATCAAATATCTATTACATTTGTATATAGTTTTATGAAGGGGATGAATACATTAAGTACCATAATATTTTTAATATCACCTAAAACACAGCTTGCATCAGCTCAAATTTTAAGTTTATCTGAGCATGGATTCTATGGTGTTGCAAGTGCTACAGCATTAGGTATGATGCTTATTATATTATTAACTTTTGGTTTGTTTAAACTAATATTAAGAGATAACATAAATATATTTAACTTATAA